The proteins below come from a single Candidatus Methylomirabilota bacterium genomic window:
- a CDS encoding cytochrome c3 family protein, translating into MTRRALVLLVLGLVAGWSPGASAQPAQTPPSTPGRGAEARPPSAPHPGGELDCQKCHVGKHQGVVRMYLGTGGRGAPMIPSHMLQVRVECVACHIAPKEEAERARLVGQTFRPSEQACVGCHGGKYRGMLERWVTTLARMQAIIAPKLAAARMALSEAKTKDPKQARAGRLVGDAEFNTRFVAFGKGVHNVFYAGDLLKLANGWLDEAMPLLGKAPVKADDTLVRGGYCGVLCHEQARVKFRETVTFGTQRVPHGRHVAEFGAVCTVCHSAEVHKAVTATPATCSSCHHSPQNDRCESCHRAQAAFYRGQVATTLVKVEPNIMAEAVPCTGCHDFSRKHSRRAVGEKCLGCHEAPYLALLGEWTAGFDKDAARTASALQQAGTAVASARQVGTPAAGAEALIKDAREALGLVRAARPAHNPLAADALLELARQKAATAREEAGRR; encoded by the coding sequence GTGACGCGGCGGGCGCTCGTCCTTCTCGTGCTCGGCCTCGTCGCCGGCTGGAGCCCCGGCGCCTCGGCTCAGCCCGCCCAGACGCCGCCATCCACGCCGGGGCGCGGCGCCGAGGCGCGCCCGCCGTCCGCCCCGCACCCGGGCGGCGAGCTCGACTGCCAGAAGTGCCACGTGGGCAAGCACCAGGGCGTGGTGCGGATGTACCTCGGCACCGGCGGGCGAGGGGCGCCGATGATCCCGAGCCACATGCTCCAGGTACGCGTGGAGTGTGTCGCCTGCCACATCGCGCCCAAGGAGGAGGCGGAGCGGGCCCGGCTGGTCGGGCAGACGTTTCGGCCGAGCGAGCAGGCATGCGTCGGCTGTCACGGCGGGAAGTACCGGGGAATGCTCGAGCGCTGGGTGACGACCCTCGCCAGGATGCAGGCGATCATCGCGCCGAAGCTGGCGGCGGCGCGGATGGCGCTGTCGGAGGCGAAAACGAAGGATCCCAAGCAGGCGCGGGCCGGGCGTCTCGTCGGCGACGCGGAGTTCAACACGCGCTTCGTCGCCTTCGGGAAGGGCGTCCACAACGTCTTCTACGCCGGCGACCTCTTGAAGCTGGCGAACGGGTGGCTGGACGAGGCGATGCCCTTGCTGGGCAAGGCGCCGGTCAAGGCGGATGACACGCTCGTGCGCGGTGGCTACTGCGGCGTCCTCTGTCACGAGCAAGCCCGAGTGAAGTTCCGAGAGACGGTGACATTCGGTACGCAGCGAGTTCCGCACGGCCGGCACGTCGCCGAGTTCGGAGCGGTGTGCACCGTCTGCCACTCGGCGGAGGTCCACAAGGCGGTGACGGCGACGCCGGCGACCTGCTCGTCCTGTCACCACAGCCCGCAGAACGATCGGTGCGAGTCTTGCCACCGCGCCCAGGCGGCCTTCTACCGGGGCCAGGTGGCGACGACTCTCGTCAAGGTCGAGCCGAACATCATGGCCGAAGCCGTCCCCTGCACGGGCTGTCATGACTTCTCCCGGAAGCACTCGCGCCGGGCAGTCGGTGAGAAGTGCCTCGGCTGTCACGAAGCCCCGTACCTGGCGCTCCTCGGGGAGTGGACGGCGGGGTTCGACAAGGACGCCGCCCGGACCGCCTCGGCCCTCCAGCAGGCGGGAACGGCCGTGGCGAGCGCCCGCCAGGTCGGGACGCCGGCGGCCGGCGCGGAGGCGCTCATCAAAGACGCGCGCGAGGCCCTGGGGCTCGTCCGCGCCGCGCGTCCGGCCCACAACCCGCTGGCGGCCGACGCGCTCCTCGAGCTGGCGCGCCAGAAGGCGGCGACCGCGCGCGAGGAGGCCGGGCGCCGCTGA
- a CDS encoding NapC/NirT family cytochrome c codes for MTAEGLPEASRAPRRSRRRRLVLLALAAVVVVGIVGTAGLWQVSSSPRFCNSCHIMGPYVQGWKASKHAAVACVQCHYPPGFRDTLRVKFEAMTQVAKWATGTYNSKPFAEVEDGSCLRSGCHSSAQLAAQGMVVSGPGIRFDHRPHLDPAKTGRQLRCTSCHSQIIVERHFEVDRRACFVCHFKGTKHGRELTPIAGCTGCHEPPKRDFLIGAVRFNHEDVVRRGVACQKCHLSVVEGEGESPRERCLTCHNQPEKLQRYADTRLLHDAHVTRHPIECIRCHSEIRHKLPPPIGIPTASDPPGDAVVAAAPHS; via the coding sequence ATGACGGCGGAGGGGCTGCCGGAAGCGAGCCGGGCGCCTCGGAGGTCCCGTCGCCGTCGTCTCGTTCTCCTCGCGCTGGCGGCGGTGGTCGTCGTGGGCATCGTGGGAACGGCGGGACTCTGGCAGGTGAGCAGCAGCCCCCGGTTCTGCAACTCGTGCCACATCATGGGCCCCTACGTCCAGGGCTGGAAGGCCTCGAAGCACGCGGCGGTCGCGTGCGTGCAGTGCCATTACCCCCCCGGCTTCCGCGACACGCTCCGGGTCAAGTTCGAGGCGATGACCCAGGTCGCCAAATGGGCCACGGGGACCTACAACTCCAAGCCCTTCGCCGAGGTCGAGGATGGGAGCTGCCTCCGGTCGGGCTGTCACTCGTCCGCCCAGCTCGCGGCCCAAGGCATGGTCGTCTCGGGGCCGGGCATCCGGTTCGACCACCGGCCGCATCTCGACCCGGCGAAGACCGGCCGGCAGCTCCGCTGCACGAGCTGCCACTCCCAGATCATCGTGGAACGGCACTTCGAGGTTGATCGGCGGGCCTGCTTCGTCTGTCATTTCAAAGGGACGAAGCACGGCCGCGAGCTCACGCCGATCGCCGGGTGCACCGGCTGTCACGAACCCCCGAAGCGCGACTTCCTGATCGGGGCCGTGCGGTTCAACCACGAGGACGTCGTGCGCCGCGGCGTGGCCTGCCAGAAGTGTCATCTGAGCGTCGTCGAAGGGGAAGGGGAATCCCCGCGCGAGCGGTGCCTCACCTGCCACAACCAGCCGGAGAAGCTCCAGCGCTACGCGGACACACGCCTCCTCCACGACGCCCACGTCACGCGCCACCCCATCGAGTGCATCCGGTGCCACAGCGAGATCCGACACAAGCTGCCGCCACCCATCGGGATCCCGACGGCTTCGGACCCGCCGGGGGATGCGGTGGTGGCCGCCGCCCCCCACTCGTGA
- a CDS encoding c(7)-type cytochrome triheme domain-containing protein, which translates to MRFSALIGLALAAGLGVVLGAGVPGFGQVKAPPDFVLEKGESSPGPVTFSHDKHKAKVDKCTTCHMKTFKMKRGQSGPITLEALQQGKFCGSCHDGKTKIAGTVVFAIDNCEKCHPQ; encoded by the coding sequence ATGCGATTCAGCGCGCTCATCGGCCTCGCGCTCGCCGCCGGCCTCGGCGTGGTCCTGGGGGCCGGCGTGCCCGGCTTCGGCCAGGTCAAGGCGCCGCCCGACTTCGTGCTGGAGAAAGGCGAGTCGAGCCCCGGCCCGGTCACCTTCAGCCACGACAAGCACAAGGCCAAGGTCGACAAGTGCACGACCTGCCACATGAAGACCTTCAAGATGAAGCGGGGCCAGTCCGGTCCGATCACGCTGGAGGCCCTGCAGCAGGGGAAGTTCTGCGGCAGCTGCCACGACGGGAAGACGAAGATCGCCGGGACGGTGGTCTTCGCCATCGACAACTGCGAGAAGTGCCACCCCCAGTGA
- a CDS encoding c-type cytochrome, whose product MIRARLAAPWVAVLGLAVLGAAAAGETPGDATRGRAVFAGKGCGRCHLRRDEGQGMGPPLEAIRRPQGMLELAGRLWNHAPAMFATVEQEGLKWPDMTREQMADLMAYLQADPTRDPTPVPLQGQVVLVRKGCLKCHRLRGEGGTEAIELTAYHGRYASPVVWATTIWNHAPRMAGAARRLGILYPRFSGDEMANLVEFLRSTTAATTK is encoded by the coding sequence ATGATCCGCGCCCGGCTGGCGGCGCCCTGGGTCGCGGTTCTCGGCCTCGCCGTCCTGGGCGCCGCGGCAGCCGGGGAGACGCCGGGAGACGCCACCCGGGGCCGCGCCGTGTTCGCGGGGAAGGGGTGTGGGCGCTGCCATCTGCGACGCGACGAGGGACAGGGGATGGGGCCGCCGCTGGAGGCGATCCGCCGGCCCCAGGGCATGCTCGAGCTGGCGGGGCGGCTCTGGAACCACGCCCCGGCCATGTTCGCCACCGTCGAGCAGGAAGGGCTCAAGTGGCCGGACATGACCCGCGAGCAGATGGCCGACCTCATGGCCTATCTCCAGGCCGACCCCACCCGTGATCCCACCCCCGTCCCCCTCCAGGGCCAGGTCGTCCTGGTTCGGAAGGGGTGTCTGAAGTGTCACCGGCTCCGCGGCGAGGGCGGCACGGAGGCGATCGAGCTGACCGCATACCACGGTCGCTACGCATCGCCGGTGGTGTGGGCCACCACGATCTGGAACCATGCCCCGCGGATGGCGGGGGCGGCGAGGCGGCTCGGCATTCTCTACCCGCGCTTCTCGGGCGACGAGATGGCGAACCTCGTCGAGTTCTTGAGGAGCACGACCGCCGCGACGACGAAATAA
- a CDS encoding cytochrome bc complex cytochrome b subunit, which produces MAAPDKPHGRVWHWLDARVGLAEVEKLAKKKQVPVHRHTVWYYFGGMTLFLFTVQVATGILLLFYYRPSAEEAYESVQFLMAEVEFGWLIRSIHAWSANLMIFTLFVHLFSVLLLKAYRQPREITWVSGIGLMALALGFGFTGYLLPWNELAFFATKVGTEITGAVPVAGSFLRRLLRGGDEVTGATLTRFYGIHVAVLPALTMGLLGLHLFLVQRHGMGVPPGVERRQAAPRTMPFVPNFLLRDLVGWLSALAILAALAAYFPTELGKKADPFAPAPIGIKPEWYFMFMFKALKYLPSDILGIEGEIVGVVGFGLGGLFLLLVPFLDRRAARGQPGRVFTWIGIGLILFIVVLTYLGYTEVATR; this is translated from the coding sequence TTGGCGGCGCCCGACAAGCCGCACGGCCGGGTCTGGCACTGGCTCGACGCGCGCGTGGGCCTGGCCGAGGTGGAGAAGCTCGCCAAGAAGAAACAGGTGCCGGTCCACCGGCACACCGTCTGGTACTACTTCGGCGGGATGACCCTCTTCCTCTTCACGGTCCAGGTGGCGACCGGGATCCTGCTGCTCTTCTACTACCGGCCGAGCGCCGAGGAGGCCTACGAGTCGGTCCAGTTCCTGATGGCGGAGGTGGAGTTCGGCTGGCTCATCCGCTCGATCCACGCCTGGTCGGCGAACCTGATGATCTTCACGCTGTTCGTCCATCTCTTCAGCGTGCTCCTGCTCAAGGCCTACCGTCAGCCGCGCGAGATCACCTGGGTGTCGGGGATAGGGTTGATGGCCCTGGCCCTGGGGTTCGGCTTCACCGGCTACCTGCTCCCGTGGAACGAGCTCGCGTTCTTCGCCACCAAGGTCGGGACCGAGATCACGGGCGCGGTGCCCGTCGCCGGATCGTTCCTCCGCCGGCTCCTCCGCGGCGGCGACGAGGTGACGGGGGCGACGCTCACCCGCTTCTACGGGATCCACGTGGCGGTCCTCCCCGCCCTGACCATGGGCCTCCTCGGTCTTCACCTCTTCCTGGTCCAGCGCCACGGCATGGGCGTTCCCCCCGGCGTCGAGCGGCGACAGGCCGCGCCGCGCACCATGCCCTTCGTCCCGAACTTCCTCCTGCGCGACCTGGTCGGGTGGCTGTCGGCGCTGGCCATCCTGGCCGCCCTGGCCGCCTACTTCCCGACGGAGCTGGGGAAGAAGGCGGATCCCTTCGCACCGGCGCCGATCGGGATCAAGCCCGAGTGGTACTTCATGTTCATGTTCAAGGCCCTGAAATACCTGCCGAGCGACATTCTGGGCATCGAGGGGGAAATCGTCGGCGTGGTCGGGTTCGGTCTGGGCGGCCTGTTCCTGCTGCTCGTTCCCTTCCTGGATCGGCGGGCGGCGCGGGGCCAGCCCGGCCGCGTCTTCACCTGGATCGGCATCGGCCTCATCCTCTTCATCGTCGTGCTCACGTATCTGGGCTACACTGAAGTGGCGACGCGATGA
- a CDS encoding ubiquinol-cytochrome c reductase iron-sulfur subunit has product MADQALAAEPTRRGFINWFLGTTAGAFLLAVLYPVARYLVPPPAGESASGTVTLPIKPDEVKPNSGQIFKFGNRPGILVRTPAGELRAFSAVCTHLNCTVQYRPDLSHIWCACHNGHFDLNGKNIAGPPPRPLEPLVVNTRGAQIVVAKGA; this is encoded by the coding sequence ATGGCCGACCAGGCGCTGGCCGCCGAGCCGACGCGACGGGGCTTCATCAACTGGTTCCTCGGCACGACCGCGGGGGCGTTTCTGCTCGCGGTGCTCTATCCGGTGGCCCGGTACCTGGTCCCACCGCCGGCCGGGGAGTCTGCCAGCGGGACGGTGACGCTCCCGATCAAGCCCGACGAGGTGAAGCCGAACAGCGGGCAGATCTTCAAGTTCGGCAACCGGCCCGGCATCCTGGTCCGGACCCCGGCCGGCGAGCTCCGGGCCTTCTCGGCCGTGTGCACCCACCTCAACTGTACCGTGCAGTACCGGCCCGATCTCAGCCACATCTGGTGCGCCTGCCACAACGGACACTTCGACCTCAACGGCAAGAACATCGCCGGCCCGCCGCCCCGGCCGCTGGAGCCGCTGGTCGTCAACACGCGCGGGGCCCAGATCGTGGTGGCGAAGGGAGCCTGA
- a CDS encoding multiheme c-type cytochrome, producing MIGPGHIAAVIGVALFGLLAWASPARAQPPSESCGTCHLEMGDERLARPVKDYTGDIHAAKGFGCAACHGGDPKATGMEAMDPAKGYIGKPERAQVAQVCGRCHSDARFMKRYNPSLRVDQVAEYQTSVHGRRLKERGDPKVAVCASCHPAHSIRPPSDSKSSVHPLHVAETCGRCHADPKYMAEYKIPTDQVPRYMASVHWQTMSVKGDLSAPTCNDCHGNHGAAPPGVSSVGNVCGQCHAVQADLFAKSVHARAFLQMGAPGCATCHDNHEIKSASDEMLGLGDKAVCVACHGPDDKGGRAATEMRALIDSVRAETGKARGVLVRAEQAGMEVTQAQFDLNGAKDALIKAQAAVHAFALDAVKKEAEPGLAVSAKAYGRGVRALEELQFRRKGLAVSVVIILALIGGLVLKIRQLDRQAARRESRESE from the coding sequence ATGATCGGTCCCGGCCACATCGCGGCGGTCATCGGCGTCGCGCTGTTCGGCCTCCTGGCCTGGGCATCCCCGGCACGTGCGCAGCCACCGTCCGAGAGCTGCGGCACCTGCCACCTCGAGATGGGCGACGAGCGGCTGGCCAGGCCCGTCAAGGACTACACCGGCGACATCCACGCGGCCAAGGGGTTCGGCTGCGCCGCCTGCCATGGCGGCGATCCCAAGGCCACCGGGATGGAGGCGATGGACCCGGCCAAGGGGTACATCGGGAAGCCCGAGCGGGCGCAGGTCGCCCAGGTGTGCGGGCGCTGCCACTCGGACGCCCGGTTCATGAAGCGGTACAATCCCTCGCTGCGGGTCGACCAGGTCGCGGAGTACCAGACCTCCGTGCACGGCCGGCGTCTCAAGGAGCGCGGCGATCCCAAGGTCGCGGTCTGCGCGAGCTGCCATCCCGCCCACTCGATCCGGCCGCCCTCGGACTCCAAGTCGAGCGTGCATCCGCTCCACGTGGCCGAGACATGCGGGCGCTGCCACGCGGACCCCAAGTACATGGCGGAGTACAAGATCCCGACCGATCAGGTGCCCCGGTACATGGCCAGCGTGCACTGGCAGACGATGTCGGTGAAGGGTGACCTGTCGGCGCCGACCTGCAACGACTGTCACGGCAACCACGGCGCCGCGCCGCCAGGGGTCTCGTCGGTGGGGAACGTGTGCGGGCAGTGCCACGCGGTGCAGGCCGACCTCTTCGCCAAGAGCGTCCACGCCCGGGCGTTCCTCCAGATGGGCGCGCCCGGCTGCGCGACCTGTCACGACAACCACGAGATCAAGTCCGCCAGCGACGAGATGCTGGGGCTCGGCGACAAGGCCGTCTGCGTGGCCTGCCACGGCCCCGATGACAAGGGCGGCCGGGCCGCCACCGAGATGCGGGCGCTCATCGACTCGGTGCGGGCCGAAACGGGCAAGGCACGCGGCGTCCTGGTCCGCGCGGAGCAGGCGGGCATGGAGGTCACCCAGGCCCAGTTCGATCTCAACGGGGCCAAGGATGCCCTGATCAAGGCCCAGGCGGCCGTCCACGCGTTCGCGCTGGACGCGGTGAAGAAAGAGGCCGAGCCGGGGCTGGCGGTCAGCGCGAAGGCGTATGGCCGGGGCGTGCGGGCGCTGGAGGAGCTTCAGTTCCGCCGCAAGGGGCTGGCGGTCTCGGTGGTCATCATCCTCGCGCTGATCGGCGGGCTCGTGCTCAAGATCCGCCAGCTCGACCGCCAGGCGGCGCGACGCGAATCACGAGAATCGGAGTAG
- a CDS encoding c-type cytochrome encodes MTGTLGWSALVAVLLLGVISPLGAQPLGSPIQDPFEGSRVFGAKGCVRCHAIEGAGGKVGPDLARLPGPHSFYDLAAALWNHLPRMADRMRQLNVPRPFLNAREAGDLVAFLYTRNYFDLPGKPPAGRRLFGEKKCVVCHQVGGVGGVVGPNLDFLKQYGSPIFIAAAMWNHGPTMAEAMRARGIPRPTFEGSELLDLIAYVKAASPLAPEEPLVVLPGRAAEGRRLFAEKRCADCHGVAGKGGGIGPDLAERGAQRSLTQFAAAMWNKAPAMLDAMRSRGIPVPQLRGDEMADIVAYLYAVQYFAAAGDARKGAALAKDKGCLGCHTIQAKGGKAPTDLARVPGLDSPAAVIAAMWNHSFVGAGAQGLPKGRWAEVRAGEMADLAAFLRSLERAP; translated from the coding sequence ATGACCGGGACCCTGGGATGGTCGGCTCTGGTGGCTGTCCTTCTTCTCGGCGTCATCTCACCCCTCGGCGCTCAGCCGCTCGGGAGCCCGATCCAGGACCCGTTTGAAGGCTCGCGGGTGTTCGGGGCCAAGGGCTGCGTCCGGTGCCACGCCATCGAGGGGGCGGGAGGCAAGGTTGGGCCCGACCTCGCGCGCCTCCCGGGCCCGCACTCCTTCTACGATCTCGCGGCCGCCCTGTGGAACCACCTGCCGCGCATGGCCGATCGGATGCGGCAGCTCAACGTCCCCCGTCCGTTCCTGAACGCGCGCGAGGCCGGTGACCTCGTCGCCTTCCTCTACACCCGCAACTACTTCGACCTGCCCGGGAAGCCGCCGGCCGGCCGCCGCCTCTTCGGCGAGAAGAAGTGCGTGGTCTGCCATCAGGTGGGCGGGGTCGGCGGCGTGGTCGGGCCGAACCTCGACTTCCTCAAGCAGTACGGCTCGCCGATCTTCATCGCGGCGGCGATGTGGAACCACGGCCCCACCATGGCCGAGGCGATGCGCGCCCGCGGGATTCCGCGGCCGACCTTCGAGGGGTCGGAGCTGCTGGACCTGATCGCCTACGTCAAGGCGGCCTCGCCGTTGGCTCCCGAGGAGCCGCTCGTCGTCCTGCCGGGCCGGGCCGCCGAGGGACGCCGGCTCTTCGCCGAGAAGCGGTGCGCCGACTGTCACGGCGTCGCCGGGAAGGGCGGCGGGATCGGGCCCGACCTGGCCGAACGCGGAGCCCAGCGGAGCTTGACGCAGTTCGCGGCGGCGATGTGGAACAAGGCTCCGGCGATGTTGGACGCCATGCGCTCCCGCGGCATCCCGGTCCCCCAGCTCCGCGGCGACGAGATGGCCGACATCGTGGCCTACCTCTACGCCGTCCAGTACTTCGCCGCAGCGGGTGACGCGCGGAAGGGCGCGGCACTCGCGAAGGACAAGGGATGCCTCGGTTGCCACACGATCCAGGCCAAGGGCGGGAAGGCGCCGACCGACCTCGCCCGGGTCCCGGGCCTCGATTCGCCGGCGGCGGTCATCGCGGCCATGTGGAACCACTCCTTCGTCGGCGCCGGCGCCCAGGGCCTGCCGAAGGGCCGCTGGGCCGAGGTCCGGGCCGGCGAGATGGCCGACCTCGCGGCCTTCCTGCGGTCGCTCGAGCGGGCGCCGTGA
- a CDS encoding universal stress protein codes for MTLKLDTILVPLDGSALAESALPTAMDLARCSGARLLLLRAAQAHRLLGVESTDAQVRVIEEAEEYLRGVSERLATQGVSDAEPLVWYGGAAYAIIEAARYRKVDLIVMTTHGRSGLGRLIMGSVAESVLRGTATPILLIRPQQAPVVAPPVRELARPWSIAERPS; via the coding sequence ATGACGCTCAAGCTCGATACGATCCTCGTTCCACTGGATGGGTCGGCCCTGGCCGAGAGCGCGCTCCCGACGGCGATGGACCTGGCGCGGTGTTCCGGGGCGCGGCTGCTGCTCCTGCGGGCCGCCCAGGCCCACAGGCTCCTCGGCGTCGAGTCGACGGACGCCCAGGTGCGGGTCATCGAGGAGGCCGAAGAATACCTCCGCGGGGTATCGGAACGGCTGGCGACTCAGGGGGTGTCCGACGCGGAGCCACTGGTCTGGTACGGCGGCGCCGCCTACGCGATCATCGAGGCCGCCCGCTACCGCAAGGTGGATCTCATCGTCATGACGACTCACGGCCGAAGCGGTCTGGGACGGCTCATCATGGGCAGCGTCGCCGAGTCCGTGCTCCGCGGCACGGCGACTCCCATTCTCCTGATCCGACCGCAGCAGGCGCCGGTCGTGGCGCCGCCGGTCAGGGAGCTCGCGCGGCCGTGGTCGATCGCCGAGCGCCCCTCCTGA
- a CDS encoding CBS domain-containing protein, translating to MRVKDWMTPSPITVPPDMAVFRARQLMQERHVRHLPVTERAELVGIVTDRDVRLNLPSPATSLSVWEVKYVLARLTVGEIMTRTVITVGADRDIAAATRLMLAHTIGALPVMEDGRFVGIITETDLLRAFLHTQEAPGMPRVGVAPR from the coding sequence ATGCGCGTGAAGGACTGGATGACGCCGTCACCCATCACCGTACCCCCCGACATGGCCGTGTTCCGGGCCCGGCAGCTCATGCAGGAGCGGCACGTGAGGCACCTTCCGGTCACCGAGAGGGCGGAACTGGTCGGGATCGTGACCGACCGGGACGTCCGGCTGAACCTGCCGTCCCCGGCGACGAGCCTGTCGGTCTGGGAGGTGAAATACGTCCTGGCCCGACTGACGGTCGGCGAGATCATGACCCGGACCGTCATCACCGTCGGCGCGGACCGCGACATCGCCGCGGCGACGCGGCTGATGCTGGCCCACACGATCGGCGCCCTCCCGGTGATGGAAGACGGCCGCTTCGTCGGCATCATCACCGAGACGGACCTGCTGCGCGCGTTCCTGCACACGCAGGAAGCGCCCGGGATGCCGCGGGTCGGCGTCGCCCCCCGCTGA
- a CDS encoding ethylbenzene dehydrogenase-related protein: protein MRGSWKWTLPAVVLAAGVALGLFVGQPDAQQKTVLTAKKVAAGPTLDGTMKDVWKGAAPLTVKVLGGKNLPGGSTEVTIRSLYTDEMVYFLVQYKDATHSLQRSPWKKQADGSWKKLTDPTDKGGDNNLYYEDKISIFWNISSPAFEQKGCFSACHLGEGKPFGNMYTPSAGELLDNWHWKSVRTGPVGQVDDQYVDGTRYDKEKSPEAGRKSDPKTGGGYVDNVSDDKKGPKSALPGNKPAPPYWILDAEKEPFDDAKYKAGDEVPGIIIAPFAGDRGDIAAKAAWKDGMWTIEIARKRVTQSEFDVQFNDPKKQYAFGVAVFDNASVRHAYSPGVLKLVFE from the coding sequence ATGCGAGGCTCCTGGAAGTGGACACTCCCGGCCGTCGTGCTGGCGGCGGGCGTGGCGCTCGGGCTCTTCGTCGGACAGCCCGACGCGCAGCAGAAGACCGTCCTGACCGCGAAAAAGGTCGCTGCCGGGCCGACGCTGGACGGCACCATGAAGGACGTCTGGAAGGGCGCCGCGCCGCTCACCGTCAAGGTCCTCGGCGGCAAGAACCTGCCGGGCGGGTCGACGGAGGTGACCATCCGCTCCCTCTACACCGACGAGATGGTCTATTTCCTCGTCCAGTACAAGGACGCCACCCACAGCCTCCAGCGGTCGCCGTGGAAGAAGCAGGCCGACGGGTCATGGAAGAAGCTGACGGACCCGACCGACAAGGGCGGCGACAACAACCTCTACTACGAGGACAAGATCTCGATCTTCTGGAACATCAGCTCGCCGGCGTTCGAGCAGAAGGGCTGCTTCTCGGCGTGCCACCTCGGCGAAGGGAAGCCGTTCGGCAACATGTACACGCCGAGCGCCGGGGAGCTCCTGGACAACTGGCACTGGAAGAGCGTGCGGACCGGCCCCGTCGGGCAGGTGGACGACCAGTACGTGGACGGCACCCGCTACGACAAGGAGAAGTCGCCCGAGGCCGGCCGGAAGAGCGACCCGAAAACCGGCGGCGGCTACGTTGACAACGTGAGCGACGACAAGAAGGGGCCGAAGTCCGCGCTGCCGGGGAACAAGCCGGCGCCGCCCTACTGGATCCTCGACGCCGAGAAGGAGCCGTTCGACGACGCGAAGTACAAGGCCGGTGACGAGGTGCCGGGGATCATCATCGCGCCGTTCGCCGGGGACCGCGGCGACATCGCGGCCAAGGCTGCCTGGAAGGATGGCATGTGGACCATCGAGATCGCCCGGAAGCGCGTCACCCAGAGCGAGTTCGACGTCCAGTTCAATGATCCGAAGAAGCAGTACGCCTTCGGCGTAGCCGTCTTCGACAACGCCTCGGTGCGCCACGCGTACAGTCCGGGCGTGCTGAAGCTCGTGTTCGAATAA